Proteins from a single region of Flavobacterium sp. K5-23:
- the der gene encoding ribosome biogenesis GTPase Der: MNNIVAIVGRPNVGKSTLFNRLIQRREAIVDSVSGVTRDRNYGKSEWNGKEFSVIDTGGYVRGSDDVFEGEIRKQVELAIDEADVIIFVVDVEEGITPMDDAVARLLRKVTKPVLLAVNKVDNAMREKDAIEFYNLGLGEYYTFASISGSGTGDLLDALIESFPIKPEPTQEEVVLPRFAVVGRPNAGKSSFINALIGKDRYIVTDIAGTTRDSIDTKFDRFGFEFNLVDTAGIRRKAKVKEDLEFYSVMRSVRAIEHSDICILIIDATRGFEGQDQSIFWLAEKNRKGVVILVNKWDLVEKETMSTRDYEDKIREELMPFTDVPILFVSALTKQRLLKALEATVKVYENRQQRIATSKFNEFMLKVIEAYPPPATKGKYVKIKYCMQLPTQTPQFVFFANMPQYVKEPYKRYLENKIRENWDFSGVPIDIYIREK, encoded by the coding sequence ATGAACAATATTGTTGCGATAGTAGGAAGACCTAATGTGGGGAAATCAACCCTTTTTAATAGGCTGATACAAAGAAGAGAAGCCATTGTAGATTCAGTTTCGGGAGTTACCCGTGATAGAAACTATGGTAAGAGCGAGTGGAATGGAAAAGAATTTTCAGTAATTGATACGGGAGGATACGTACGTGGATCGGATGACGTTTTTGAAGGCGAAATTCGTAAACAAGTAGAGTTAGCTATTGATGAGGCTGATGTAATTATATTTGTAGTAGATGTTGAAGAGGGTATTACTCCTATGGACGATGCTGTTGCAAGACTATTACGTAAGGTGACGAAACCCGTTTTACTTGCAGTAAATAAGGTTGACAACGCTATGCGTGAAAAAGATGCTATAGAATTTTACAACCTTGGTTTAGGTGAGTATTATACTTTTGCTAGTATTTCAGGAAGTGGAACAGGAGATTTATTGGATGCTTTAATTGAATCATTCCCTATAAAGCCTGAACCAACACAAGAAGAAGTAGTATTACCTCGTTTTGCTGTTGTAGGACGTCCTAATGCAGGTAAATCAAGTTTTATAAACGCATTGATTGGTAAAGATCGTTATATCGTTACTGATATTGCTGGTACAACCAGAGATTCTATTGATACTAAATTTGACCGTTTTGGATTCGAATTCAATTTGGTGGATACTGCCGGAATTCGTCGTAAAGCTAAAGTGAAGGAAGATTTAGAGTTTTACTCTGTTATGCGTTCAGTTCGTGCAATCGAGCATTCTGATATTTGTATCTTGATTATTGATGCCACTCGTGGATTTGAAGGTCAGGATCAAAGTATTTTTTGGTTAGCCGAAAAGAACAGAAAAGGAGTTGTTATTTTAGTAAACAAATGGGATTTAGTTGAGAAAGAAACGATGTCTACCAGAGATTACGAAGATAAAATTCGTGAAGAATTAATGCCATTTACTGATGTGCCTATCTTGTTTGTTTCTGCTTTGACAAAACAACGTTTATTGAAAGCACTGGAAGCTACGGTTAAAGTTTATGAAAATAGACAACAACGTATCGCTACTTCAAAATTCAACGAATTTATGTTGAAAGTGATTGAAGCATACCCACCGCCAGCAACTAAAGGGAAGTACGTGAAAATTAAATATTGTATGCAATTACCAACGCAAACGCCACAATTTGTGTTTTTTGCTAATATGCCACAATATGTTAAGGAACCTTACAAGCGTTACCTTGAAAATAAAATTAGAGAAAATTGGGACTTTTCAGGAGTGCCTATCGATATTTATATCAGAGAAAAATAA
- the era gene encoding GTPase Era encodes MSHKAGFVNIIGNPNVGKSTLMNAFVGERLSIITSKAQTTRHRILGIVNGEDFQLILSDTPGIIKPAYEMQASMMNFVKSAFEDADILIYMVEIGEQDLKDEAFFNKIIHAKIPVLLLLNKIDNSNQEQLEEQVAFWTEKVPNAEIFPISALKNFNVPEVFGRIIQLLPESPAYYPKDQLTDKPERFFVNETIREKILLNYSKEIPYAVEIVTEEFVETDDIIRIRSLIMVERDTQKGIIIGHKGAALKKVGMESRADLEKFFGKQIHIELYVKVNKNWRSNANMLKRFGYNQ; translated from the coding sequence ATGTCACATAAAGCAGGTTTTGTAAACATTATAGGGAATCCAAACGTTGGGAAATCAACGTTAATGAACGCATTTGTAGGGGAAAGGTTGTCTATCATTACGTCTAAAGCGCAAACAACTCGTCATAGAATATTAGGTATTGTAAATGGAGAAGATTTTCAGCTTATCCTTTCTGATACCCCAGGAATCATCAAACCAGCATACGAAATGCAGGCTTCGATGATGAACTTTGTAAAGTCAGCTTTTGAAGATGCTGATATTTTGATTTACATGGTGGAGATAGGGGAGCAGGATTTAAAAGATGAAGCCTTTTTTAATAAAATTATTCACGCTAAAATTCCAGTTCTTTTATTGTTGAATAAGATTGATAATTCAAATCAAGAGCAACTAGAAGAGCAAGTGGCTTTCTGGACTGAGAAAGTTCCAAATGCCGAAATTTTTCCAATTTCAGCACTAAAGAATTTTAATGTACCTGAAGTTTTTGGTAGAATAATTCAATTATTGCCAGAATCACCAGCCTATTATCCAAAAGATCAATTAACAGATAAGCCCGAACGTTTCTTCGTTAACGAAACGATTCGTGAGAAAATTTTATTGAATTACAGTAAAGAAATTCCTTATGCGGTAGAAATCGTAACTGAAGAATTTGTTGAAACTGACGATATCATTAGAATTCGTTCGTTGATTATGGTGGAACGTGATACCCAAAAAGGAATTATTATTGGCCATAAAGGTGCTGCCTTGAAAAAGGTAGGTATGGAATCTCGTGCTGATTTAGAAAAATTCTTTGGAAAACAAATCCATATTGAGTTGTACGTTAAGGTCAATAAAAACTGGAGAAGCAACGCAAATATGCTAAAACGATTTGGATACAATCAATAG
- a CDS encoding Two component regulator three Y domain protein: MKNLLTLLLTVFASFSMMADVSISDKATLLKLYKSTNGENWTKKWDLSTPISTWYGVKLNGDKVISLDLSDNNLVGEIPSEISNLVDLQEINFHKNSITGTIPMSLENLKDLKVLDLSFNKITGVIPASICEMKNLQNLALYMNSITGALPEQIGNLQQLVTLAVFNNEIEGQIPSSLYKVKTLKVLLLNSNKLSGKLSNEVSNLKMLENFSLFENNMDGQIPFDLENLVNLKEMNISYNKFSGLTSKKLAILDTLNMTMVNEKGAMVLLNVSLDNSRPFVSED, from the coding sequence ATGAAAAATCTACTTACCCTACTGTTAACTGTTTTTGCTTCATTTTCTATGATGGCTGATGTTTCAATTTCAGACAAGGCAACTCTTTTAAAATTGTATAAGTCTACTAATGGTGAAAACTGGACTAAGAAGTGGGATTTATCTACGCCAATTTCAACTTGGTATGGAGTGAAATTAAATGGAGATAAAGTTATTTCTTTGGATTTATCCGATAATAATTTAGTGGGAGAAATACCTTCTGAAATTTCTAATCTTGTAGATCTGCAAGAAATTAATTTTCATAAAAATAGTATTACGGGTACTATTCCAATGTCATTAGAAAACTTAAAAGATTTAAAAGTTTTGGATCTTTCATTTAATAAAATTACTGGTGTAATACCTGCGTCAATTTGTGAAATGAAAAATTTGCAGAATCTTGCTCTTTATATGAACAGCATTACTGGTGCACTTCCTGAGCAAATTGGGAATTTACAGCAATTAGTAACATTGGCAGTTTTTAATAATGAGATAGAAGGTCAAATACCAAGTTCTCTTTATAAAGTTAAAACATTAAAAGTGTTACTGTTAAATAGTAATAAGTTAAGCGGGAAGTTGAGTAATGAAGTTTCAAATTTAAAAATGTTAGAGAATTTTAGTTTGTTTGAAAACAATATGGATGGTCAAATTCCTTTTGATTTAGAAAATCTAGTTAATCTTAAAGAAATGAATATTTCTTATAATAAGTTTAGTGGTTTGACTTCAAAAAAACTGGCGATTTTGGACACCTTAAATATGACAATGGTAAATGAAAAAGGAGCAATGGTCTTATTGAATGTATCACTTGATAACTCCCGTCCTTTTGTGTCTGAAGATTAA
- a CDS encoding DUF1761 domain-containing protein, with amino-acid sequence MEINFLALLVAAVSTLLVGFVWYHPKVFGTLWMKESGMTEDKMKGGNMFLIFGMAVIYAFLMGIILQSLAIHQWGAFSMVGGDAASAKPSYEAFMADYGTAFRTFKHGALHGFLTGLFLALPIIGTNALFEKRSWKYTLVSGGFWIVCFTIMGGIICAWT; translated from the coding sequence ATGGAAATTAACTTCTTAGCACTTTTAGTAGCTGCAGTATCAACATTATTAGTAGGATTTGTATGGTATCACCCAAAAGTTTTTGGAACGCTCTGGATGAAAGAATCTGGAATGACTGAAGACAAAATGAAAGGCGGCAATATGTTCTTAATTTTTGGAATGGCGGTAATTTACGCCTTCCTTATGGGAATAATTCTTCAATCTCTAGCCATACATCAATGGGGAGCCTTTAGTATGGTTGGTGGAGATGCAGCATCTGCAAAACCATCTTATGAAGCTTTTATGGCCGATTATGGAACTGCATTCCGAACATTCAAACACGGAGCGCTTCATGGCTTCCTAACAGGTTTATTTCTTGCACTACCAATTATAGGTACAAATGCCCTTTTTGAAAAAAGAAGCTGGAAATACACATTAGTAAGCGGAGGTTTTTGGATTGTTTGCTTTACTATAATGGGCGGTATTATTTGTGCTTGGACTTAA
- a CDS encoding 4a-hydroxytetrahydrobiopterin dehydratase, which translates to MNVYNEITAKPVLLSLKDWSYNNSGIEKKFTFKNFSQALGFIVQVGLLAEKQNHHPELFNVYNKVDIRLSTHDANGLTDKDIELATAIEKLL; encoded by the coding sequence ATGAATGTATATAACGAAATAACGGCAAAGCCGGTTTTGCTAAGTTTAAAGGACTGGAGCTATAATAATAGCGGAATTGAAAAGAAGTTTACTTTCAAGAATTTCAGTCAAGCACTTGGGTTTATAGTTCAAGTGGGACTCTTAGCCGAAAAACAAAACCATCATCCAGAACTTTTTAATGTTTATAATAAAGTAGATATTCGTTTGTCGACTCACGATGCAAATGGACTCACGGATAAAGATATTGAATTGGCTACTGCAATAGAAAAATTGTTGTAA
- a CDS encoding peptidogalycan biosysnthesis protein, protein MDSNFSFQIYSSVHNLPSNWDTLAINNIFLSKDYLNLLEISAPKNMTCHFIGLFIDSELVGIALSQFINLSDVSSFGERDNCIKTKIRNIAFKNLSSNVLVIGNNMLTGQNGYSFSKKLPYQEGLLLLNKVAIELGNEFNKKKSKVHLTIFKDISETEIQHYNIPEFKSYFQFTTQPNMIFHIRDSWNTFDNYIESISKKYRDQYKRARKKADGISKRKLSLEEIKLYNTRIHELYMDVAKNAPFNTFYLPENHFTFFKKSLKDKFLFYGYFIDDHLIGFNTLIKNGDDIDTYFLGYDEKCQREKMLYLNMLYDMIGYSINKGFSQIIFARTALEIKSSVGAKAVTMYGLMKHSNPFINFFISKAFNYFEPKLEWQERNPFK, encoded by the coding sequence TTGGATTCTAATTTTTCATTTCAAATATATTCTTCCGTACACAACCTCCCTTCTAATTGGGACACTTTAGCTATAAACAATATATTTCTATCTAAGGATTATTTAAACTTATTAGAGATTTCTGCTCCAAAAAATATGACTTGCCATTTCATTGGGTTATTCATTGATTCAGAACTAGTAGGTATCGCATTATCTCAATTTATAAATTTAAGTGATGTAAGTTCATTTGGAGAAAGGGACAATTGCATAAAAACAAAAATCAGGAATATTGCTTTTAAAAATTTAAGTTCTAATGTATTAGTGATTGGAAACAATATGCTGACTGGTCAAAACGGGTATAGTTTTAGCAAAAAACTTCCTTATCAAGAAGGTCTCCTATTATTAAACAAGGTAGCTATTGAATTAGGAAACGAATTCAATAAAAAAAAATCAAAGGTTCATCTAACTATTTTTAAAGACATTTCAGAAACGGAAATTCAACATTATAACATTCCCGAATTCAAATCTTACTTTCAGTTCACCACACAGCCTAATATGATTTTCCATATTAGAGATTCCTGGAACACCTTTGACAATTACATTGAAAGTATTAGTAAAAAATATAGAGATCAATATAAAAGAGCCAGAAAAAAGGCGGACGGGATTTCAAAAAGGAAATTGTCACTCGAAGAAATCAAACTCTACAATACAAGAATACACGAATTATATATGGATGTTGCTAAAAATGCTCCGTTCAACACTTTCTATTTACCAGAAAATCATTTTACTTTTTTTAAAAAATCGTTGAAAGACAAATTCCTTTTTTACGGGTATTTTATAGATGACCATTTAATAGGCTTTAATACATTGATAAAAAACGGCGATGACATTGATACCTATTTTCTAGGCTATGATGAAAAGTGCCAAAGGGAGAAAATGCTCTACTTGAATATGTTGTATGATATGATAGGTTATTCTATAAATAAAGGGTTCAGCCAAATTATTTTCGCAAGAACCGCCTTGGAAATCAAAAGCTCTGTAGGGGCCAAGGCTGTTACTATGTACGGACTAATGAAACACAGCAATCCTTTTATCAATTTCTTCATATCGAAAGCTTTTAACTATTTCGAACCTAAATTAGAATGGCAGGAGCGAAATCCGTTTAAATAA
- a CDS encoding diacylglycerol kinase family protein: MISNPVSGGIDKSEFIEATALFAAKENLNFILYETSGTNDILKIQELYAAFKPERIIVAGGDGTIKMASEAMEEEDVILGILPAGSANGLAVELNLIKTLDENLIIAFHNNFMEVDMVVINGKRSLHLSDIGLNAELIKNYENSAIHGRWGYALQVFNTLIGKEELFEAIISANNAVIECEAHMIVIANAQKYGTGVVINPHGVLDDGKFELIILKNLDLMVFGKIVSGNMPLDPKEVLIISTDKATIKTNIPVSFQIDGEFCGAETELNIEILSKKTKIAIP; this comes from the coding sequence ATGATTTCTAATCCTGTGTCTGGCGGTATTGATAAATCGGAATTTATCGAGGCCACAGCACTTTTTGCTGCCAAAGAAAATCTAAATTTTATTCTTTATGAAACTTCGGGAACCAATGATATTTTAAAAATACAGGAATTGTACGCTGCCTTTAAACCGGAACGAATTATTGTTGCAGGTGGAGATGGAACTATTAAAATGGCAAGTGAAGCAATGGAAGAGGAGGATGTAATTCTTGGAATCCTACCGGCGGGTTCTGCAAACGGCCTGGCAGTCGAATTGAATTTAATTAAAACTTTAGATGAAAACCTCATTATTGCTTTTCATAATAATTTTATGGAAGTGGATATGGTAGTCATTAACGGTAAAAGAAGTTTGCATCTTAGTGATATAGGATTAAACGCGGAACTTATTAAAAACTATGAAAATAGTGCTATACATGGAAGATGGGGCTACGCTTTACAGGTTTTTAATACTTTAATTGGTAAAGAAGAATTATTTGAAGCTATAATTTCTGCTAATAATGCGGTTATTGAATGCGAGGCTCATATGATTGTTATTGCAAATGCCCAAAAATATGGCACAGGAGTTGTCATCAATCCTCACGGTGTGCTGGATGACGGTAAGTTTGAATTGATTATTTTAAAAAATTTGGACTTAATGGTTTTTGGAAAAATCGTTTCGGGTAATATGCCTTTAGATCCAAAAGAGGTTCTTATTATTTCAACTGATAAAGCCACGATTAAAACTAATATTCCCGTTAGTTTTCAAATAGACGGAGAATTTTGCGGTGCTGAAACCGAACTGAATATTGAAATATTATCAAAAAAAACTAAAATAGCGATTCCTTGA
- a CDS encoding App1 family protein, translated as MKPILKLYRGYANEQELIVMGHVFKPTNRKDYDFLSKNFKNASSIISMFRIKTQLNADVYLTHNNIKIHTKTLIDGYFKFCIPLNQDQYGWVDYEVSIIHDNKEIVSKESYVRPQKGELGIISDIDDTFLVSYTVNPLKKLYNLLFLNVNSRKIYKDVVPHYQALSTAGRSNKGEQNAFFYVSSSEWNLYRFIVRFTEIHELPKAVLLLKDIKTSLTNFIWTGRGGHNHKFEKIKHILEFYPNLKYVLIGDDSQKDPFLYESISKIFPLTVKAIYIRQAGKHKKEKVTLALENLESLNIAVCYFKNSSEALAHSKEIGLIL; from the coding sequence ATGAAGCCAATTTTAAAGTTATATCGCGGATATGCTAATGAGCAGGAATTGATTGTGATGGGGCATGTCTTTAAACCAACTAATAGGAAAGATTATGATTTCCTCTCGAAGAATTTCAAGAATGCGAGCTCTATCATTAGTATGTTTCGAATAAAAACGCAGTTAAATGCCGATGTCTATTTGACTCACAACAACATTAAAATACACACCAAGACATTAATAGACGGTTATTTTAAATTTTGCATTCCGTTAAATCAGGACCAATATGGCTGGGTTGATTATGAGGTGAGCATTATACACGATAACAAAGAAATCGTAAGCAAGGAGAGTTATGTGCGTCCTCAAAAAGGGGAATTAGGAATCATTTCAGATATTGATGATACTTTTCTAGTTTCGTACACGGTAAATCCCTTAAAAAAATTATACAATCTTTTATTTTTGAATGTTAATTCCAGAAAAATATATAAAGATGTTGTTCCTCATTATCAAGCTTTAAGTACAGCTGGAAGAAGCAACAAAGGGGAGCAAAATGCCTTTTTTTATGTTTCCAGTAGCGAATGGAATTTATACCGATTTATCGTGAGATTCACTGAAATCCACGAACTCCCAAAAGCCGTTTTATTGTTAAAAGACATTAAAACAAGTTTGACTAATTTTATTTGGACAGGACGAGGGGGACACAATCATAAATTTGAAAAAATAAAACACATATTAGAATTCTACCCAAATCTAAAATATGTTTTGATAGGTGATGATTCTCAAAAAGATCCTTTTTTATATGAATCGATAAGTAAAATTTTTCCTTTAACAGTAAAAGCAATTTACATCCGGCAGGCAGGAAAGCATAAAAAAGAAAAAGTCACCCTAGCACTGGAAAATCTAGAGAGTTTGAATATTGCCGTTTGTTATTTTAAAAATAGTTCAGAGGCCCTCGCTCATTCTAAGGAAATAGGATTGATTCTTTAA
- a CDS encoding ABC-F family ATP-binding cassette domain-containing protein, with the protein MLNIHNLSVSFGGTYLFEEVTFRLGAGDRVGLVGKNGAGKSTMLKMLAGDFLPDTGVISQEKDVRMGFLRQDIDFEQGRTVLEEAYEAFTEIKIVEKKLEEINHQLVTRTDYESEEYSKIIEDLSDYTHRFDLLGGYNYVGDTEKILLGLGFKRDVFNNQTETFSGGWRMRIELAKLLLQANDVLLLDEPTNHLDIESIIWLESFLRNYPGVVVIVSHDKMFLDNVTNRTIEISLGKAYDFNKPYSQYLELRHEIREKQLATQKNQAKKIEETEKLIEKFRAKASKASMAQSMIKKLDKIERIEVDEDDNSVMNISFPLSKVPGRVVIEAEKVTKSYGDKTILKDISLLVERGSKIAFVGQNGQGKSTFIKAIVNEFEYEGEIKLGHNVQVGYFAQNQAEYLDGEITLLQTMEDAATDTNRAKVRDMLGSFLFRGDDVEKKVKVLSGGERNRLALCKLLLQPINVLVMDEPTNHLDIKSKNVLKAALQKYEGTLLLVSHDRDFLQGMSNIVYEFRDQKIKEYLGDVNYFLEQRNLENMREVEKKDALKAAAPKDSNKASYEDQKKGKSLQNRLSKIESQIKQLEKDIQNDDKMLTSNYDKHIEDAKFFTAYNKKKAELDKFLSDWENVQEEIDNL; encoded by the coding sequence ATGCTTAATATACACAATTTATCTGTTTCGTTTGGTGGTACTTATTTATTTGAAGAAGTAACATTTCGTCTAGGTGCTGGAGACCGTGTAGGTCTTGTTGGAAAAAACGGTGCAGGAAAATCTACGATGCTCAAAATGTTAGCTGGAGATTTCCTTCCTGATACAGGTGTGATTTCTCAGGAAAAAGACGTTAGAATGGGTTTTTTGCGTCAAGACATTGATTTTGAGCAAGGACGAACTGTTCTTGAAGAGGCTTACGAAGCATTTACTGAAATTAAGATTGTAGAAAAAAAATTAGAAGAAATCAATCATCAATTGGTCACTCGTACTGATTATGAAAGTGAAGAGTATTCAAAAATAATTGAAGACTTATCTGATTATACCCATCGATTTGATTTATTGGGAGGTTATAATTATGTAGGTGATACTGAAAAGATTCTTTTGGGTCTAGGTTTTAAAAGAGATGTGTTCAATAACCAAACAGAAACTTTCTCTGGAGGTTGGAGAATGCGTATTGAATTAGCTAAATTGTTATTACAGGCTAATGATGTTTTGCTACTGGATGAGCCTACGAATCACTTGGATATTGAGAGTATCATATGGTTAGAGAGTTTCTTGCGTAATTACCCTGGTGTAGTGGTAATTGTTTCGCACGATAAAATGTTCTTGGACAATGTGACGAATAGAACTATCGAAATTTCCTTGGGTAAAGCTTACGATTTTAATAAACCGTATTCTCAATATTTAGAATTGCGTCATGAAATTCGTGAAAAGCAATTGGCTACACAAAAAAATCAAGCCAAGAAAATCGAAGAAACTGAAAAGCTAATCGAGAAATTTCGTGCCAAAGCTTCCAAAGCTTCTATGGCGCAGTCGATGATTAAAAAACTGGACAAAATAGAACGTATAGAAGTAGACGAGGATGATAATTCAGTAATGAATATCTCTTTCCCACTTTCTAAAGTTCCGGGTAGAGTGGTAATAGAAGCTGAAAAAGTAACTAAAAGTTATGGCGATAAAACCATATTGAAAGACATTTCATTATTAGTGGAACGCGGAAGCAAGATTGCTTTTGTGGGTCAAAATGGACAAGGGAAATCAACTTTTATCAAAGCCATAGTAAATGAGTTTGAATATGAAGGAGAAATAAAATTAGGACATAATGTACAAGTGGGTTATTTTGCTCAAAACCAAGCTGAATACTTAGATGGAGAGATAACCTTGCTTCAAACTATGGAAGACGCAGCAACAGACACTAATCGTGCAAAAGTACGTGATATGCTGGGTTCATTCCTGTTTCGTGGTGATGATGTCGAGAAAAAGGTAAAAGTCCTTTCAGGGGGTGAAAGAAACCGTCTGGCGCTATGTAAATTACTTTTACAGCCTATCAATGTTTTGGTAATGGATGAGCCTACGAATCACTTGGATATAAAATCCAAAAATGTACTGAAAGCCGCTTTGCAAAAATATGAGGGAACCTTGCTTTTAGTTTCTCACGATAGGGATTTCCTTCAGGGAATGTCAAATATCGTTTATGAATTCCGTGATCAAAAAATAAAAGAATACTTGGGAGATGTAAACTACTTCTTAGAGCAGCGTAATTTAGAGAATATGCGTGAAGTCGAGAAGAAAGATGCATTGAAAGCTGCGGCTCCAAAAGACAGTAACAAAGCCTCTTATGAAGATCAAAAGAAGGGGAAATCATTGCAAAACCGTCTAAGCAAAATAGAAAGCCAAATAAAGCAATTAGAAAAAGACATTCAAAACGATGATAAAATGTTAACTTCTAATTATGATAAACATATCGAGGACGCTAAATTTTTCACCGCTTACAATAAAAAGAAAGCCGAGTTAGATAAATTTTTGTCCGACTGGGAAAATGTTCAAGAAGAAATTGATAATTTGTAG
- a CDS encoding DUF983 domain-containing protein: MLKKGSKLYSILTGTCPKCQNESMYLDKNPLHLSKVLKMHENCSHCGLKYQIEPSFFYGAMYVSYGLNVAIGIAVFIISYVLLNYDIKVSFISIVASLIVLFPFVLRWSRNIYINMFISYDPTSKK, from the coding sequence ATGTTAAAAAAAGGATCCAAATTATATAGCATTTTAACAGGAACTTGTCCTAAATGTCAGAATGAGAGTATGTATTTGGATAAAAATCCGCTGCATTTGAGTAAAGTTTTGAAAATGCACGAAAATTGCAGTCATTGTGGTTTAAAATATCAAATTGAACCATCCTTCTTTTATGGGGCAATGTATGTTAGTTATGGATTAAATGTCGCAATAGGAATTGCAGTATTTATAATATCATATGTGCTCCTTAATTATGATATAAAAGTTTCCTTTATTTCGATAGTCGCTTCGCTTATTGTATTATTCCCATTTGTATTAAGATGGTCAAGAAACATATACATCAATATGTTTATTTCATACGATCCAACATCAAAGAAATAA
- a CDS encoding FAD-binding oxidoreductase, giving the protein MIDYLIIGSGLAGISFSEMALNDNKSILVLDNNSQNSSKIAGGLYNPVILKRFSEVWKAQEQLLLMNDFYAVLEKKLETKFDFKKPILRKFFSVEEQNNWFTASDKINLAPFLSTKLLYNKYPGIESPYGYGEVLKTGYVDTAILLSKYKEYLTQNTLYREESFDYDALQFSSNGIRYKDIEARHIIFAEGFGLHSNPFFNHLPLDGTKGELFIIKAPELNLDIIVNTSVFILPLGNDLFKVGATYNWKDKTDLPTEEGKTELVDRIKEIISCDFEIVEHFAGVRPTVKDRRPLVGTHIIRKSVHILNGLGTRGVMLGPSMAKALYDFVESGVPLDKEIDIRRFLPKNER; this is encoded by the coding sequence ATGATTGATTATTTAATTATAGGTTCTGGTCTTGCAGGTATTTCATTTTCTGAAATGGCTTTGAATGATAATAAGTCTATTTTGGTTTTGGATAATAATTCTCAAAATTCGTCTAAAATTGCGGGAGGTTTATATAATCCTGTTATTTTAAAAAGATTTAGCGAAGTATGGAAGGCCCAAGAGCAGTTGCTTTTAATGAATGATTTTTATGCAGTTTTAGAAAAAAAACTAGAAACCAAATTTGATTTTAAGAAACCCATTCTGAGGAAATTTTTTTCTGTTGAAGAACAAAACAACTGGTTCACAGCTTCAGATAAAATTAATTTAGCTCCTTTTCTCTCTACTAAATTATTATATAATAAATATCCTGGTATAGAATCTCCTTATGGATACGGTGAAGTGCTTAAAACCGGATATGTGGATACTGCAATATTGCTATCTAAGTACAAAGAATATCTTACTCAAAATACACTTTATAGAGAAGAGTCATTTGATTATGATGCTTTGCAATTTTCGTCAAATGGTATTCGTTACAAAGACATTGAGGCAAGGCATATTATTTTTGCCGAGGGTTTTGGATTACACTCTAATCCGTTTTTTAATCATTTACCATTAGATGGGACCAAAGGCGAGTTGTTTATCATTAAAGCTCCCGAATTAAATTTGGATATAATTGTTAATACGAGTGTTTTTATCCTTCCTCTAGGAAATGATTTGTTTAAAGTTGGTGCTACTTACAATTGGAAAGACAAAACCGATTTACCCACAGAAGAAGGAAAAACGGAACTAGTTGATAGGATAAAAGAGATTATAAGCTGTGACTTTGAAATAGTAGAACATTTTGCCGGTGTTCGTCCTACCGTAAAAGACAGAAGACCTTTGGTTGGGACACATATTATCCGTAAATCGGTTCATATTTTAAACGGACTTGGAACAAGAGGAGTAATGCTGGGGCCATCAATGGCAAAAGCATTGTATGATTTTGTAGAAAGCGGAGTGCCTTTAGACAAGGAAATTGATATTAGAAGGTTTCTCCCTAAAAATGAGCGCTAA